A genomic region of bacterium contains the following coding sequences:
- a CDS encoding F0F1 ATP synthase subunit epsilon encodes MVVASTSMKVDVVSPEAVLWSGEAEFVVARTVEGEIGILANHEPVMAALAAGTVSIQAGEDRIKATVGGGFLQILNNAVTLLVDEATLEED; translated from the coding sequence GTGGTAGTCGCCTCGACCTCCATGAAGGTCGACGTGGTCTCCCCCGAGGCCGTGTTGTGGTCCGGCGAGGCCGAGTTCGTGGTGGCCAGAACAGTGGAAGGCGAGATCGGCATCCTCGCCAACCACGAGCCCGTGATGGCCGCCCTCGCCGCCGGAACGGTCAGCATCCAGGCCGGCGAGGACCGCATCAAGGCCACAGTGGGCGGAGGCTTCCTCCAGATCCTGAACAACGCCGTCACCCTGCTGGTAGACGAGGCAACCCTCGAAGAGGACTGA
- the atpD gene encoding F0F1 ATP synthase subunit beta, which produces MAEAVSVGRITKVAGPVVDVEFPREGLPEILHSLEIEFDVEGEHKTVVAEVAQHLGRNRVRAVAMAPTDGLVRGCPVRNTGAPISVPVGDQTLGHIFNMWGDSLDAPDIEFSGERWPIHRPAPPFEDVEPTKDVFETGIKVLDLICPYLRGGKIGLFGGAGVGKTVLIQEMINRVATQHDGVSVFAGVGERTREGNDLFLEMSETGVINQAALVFGQMDEPPGVRLRVGLSALTMAEYFRDVQRQDVLLFIDNIFRFTQAGSEVSTLLGRMPSAVGYQPTLAGEMGFLQERITSLKGRSITSMQAIYVPADDITDPAPHTAFAHLDATTVLSRPLTALGIYPAVDPLDSTSRALDPQIVGTEHYDVATDVQRVLQRYKDLQDIIAILGVDELSEQDKLIVARARRIQRFLSQPMFVAEQFTGQPGVYTSLQETIDSFKMLLNGELDHLPEQAFYMVGGAEEAMRKARTIQQEAA; this is translated from the coding sequence ATGGCAGAAGCTGTCAGCGTAGGGCGGATCACCAAGGTCGCCGGCCCGGTGGTCGACGTGGAGTTCCCGCGGGAAGGCCTCCCGGAAATCCTCCACTCCCTCGAGATCGAGTTCGACGTCGAGGGCGAGCACAAGACGGTGGTGGCCGAGGTAGCGCAGCACCTGGGTCGCAACCGGGTGAGAGCGGTGGCGATGGCGCCGACCGACGGCCTGGTAAGAGGGTGTCCGGTTCGCAACACCGGCGCACCCATCTCGGTCCCGGTCGGGGATCAGACTCTCGGGCACATCTTCAACATGTGGGGCGACTCCCTGGACGCCCCCGACATCGAGTTCAGCGGAGAGCGCTGGCCGATCCACCGTCCCGCCCCGCCCTTCGAGGATGTCGAGCCCACCAAGGACGTGTTCGAGACCGGCATCAAGGTGCTCGACCTGATCTGCCCCTACCTCCGGGGCGGCAAGATCGGCCTGTTCGGCGGCGCCGGCGTGGGCAAGACGGTGCTCATCCAGGAGATGATCAACCGGGTGGCCACCCAGCACGACGGCGTGTCGGTGTTCGCCGGGGTGGGGGAGCGCACCAGGGAGGGGAACGACCTCTTCCTCGAGATGTCCGAGACCGGGGTGATCAACCAGGCCGCCCTCGTCTTCGGCCAGATGGACGAGCCCCCGGGAGTCCGGCTCCGGGTGGGCCTATCGGCGCTGACCATGGCCGAGTACTTCAGGGATGTCCAGCGCCAGGACGTGCTGCTGTTCATCGACAACATCTTCCGCTTCACCCAGGCCGGTTCGGAGGTCTCCACGCTGCTGGGCCGGATGCCTTCGGCGGTGGGATACCAGCCCACCCTGGCCGGCGAGATGGGCTTCCTCCAGGAGCGCATCACCTCGCTGAAGGGCCGGTCGATCACCTCGATGCAGGCGATCTACGTCCCGGCGGACGACATCACCGACCCGGCCCCGCACACGGCCTTCGCCCACCTGGACGCCACCACGGTGCTGAGCCGCCCGCTGACGGCGCTGGGCATCTACCCGGCCGTGGATCCGTTGGACTCGACCAGCCGCGCGCTGGATCCCCAGATCGTGGGGACCGAGCATTACGACGTGGCGACCGACGTGCAGCGGGTGCTGCAGCGCTACAAGGACCTCCAGGACATCATCGCCATCCTCGGCGTTGACGAGCTGTCCGAGCAGGACAAGCTGATCGTGGCCCGGGCCCGCCGCATCCAGCGGTTCCTGTCCCAGCCCATGTTCGTGGCCGAGCAGTTCACCGGACAGCCCGGCGTCTACACGTCGCTCCAGGAGACCATCGACTCCTTCAAGATGTTGCTGAACGGCGAGCTGGACCATCTTCCGGAGCAGGCCTTCTACATGGTGGGAGGCGCCGAGGAGGCCATGCGCAAGGCCCGCACCATCCAGCAGGAAGCCGCCTAG
- a CDS encoding F0F1 ATP synthase subunit gamma: MASAELRAIRRRIRSVESTKKITRAMELIAASRIVKARERVRAARPYAEKMIEVIRNVARASGDVADPLLERRDLVTMGVLVVTSDRGLAGAYNSSVLRMAERHMVEWRDQGVAVRLYAVGKKAQTYFSFRGYEMAESFLAVTDQPVYADARKIAQALTDDYRSGTVDAVDIFYTVFRSALSYIPTRAELLPVSPPADEEGAPDAAGPAVSYEYEPDPGAILGRLLPRYVESAIYEQLLESSASEHASRQRAMKAATDNAEELIKVLTRTANQARQAEITTEIAEIVGGAQAMSAS, translated from the coding sequence ATGGCCAGCGCCGAACTCCGAGCCATCCGCCGGCGGATTCGAAGCGTCGAGTCCACCAAGAAGATCACCCGGGCGATGGAGTTGATCGCCGCTTCGCGCATCGTCAAGGCCCGGGAGCGGGTCCGGGCCGCCCGCCCCTACGCGGAGAAGATGATCGAGGTCATCCGGAACGTGGCCCGCGCTTCGGGAGACGTGGCCGACCCCTTGCTGGAGCGCCGGGACCTGGTCACGATGGGAGTGCTGGTGGTGACCTCGGACCGGGGCCTGGCCGGCGCCTACAACTCCTCGGTGCTGAGGATGGCCGAGCGGCACATGGTCGAGTGGCGGGATCAGGGTGTGGCGGTCCGCCTGTACGCGGTGGGGAAGAAGGCGCAGACCTACTTCAGCTTCCGCGGCTACGAGATGGCCGAGAGCTTCCTGGCGGTGACGGACCAGCCCGTCTACGCCGATGCCCGCAAGATCGCCCAGGCCCTGACGGACGACTACCGGTCGGGGACGGTGGACGCCGTGGACATCTTCTACACCGTCTTCCGCTCCGCCCTGTCGTACATTCCCACCCGGGCCGAGCTGCTACCGGTCAGCCCTCCCGCCGATGAGGAAGGCGCGCCGGATGCCGCGGGGCCGGCGGTCTCCTACGAGTACGAGCCGGATCCGGGCGCCATCCTGGGGCGGTTGCTGCCGCGCTACGTGGAGTCGGCCATATACGAACAGCTGCTGGAGAGCTCGGCGTCGGAGCACGCCAGCCGCCAGCGGGCGATGAAGGCGGCCACGGACAACGCCGAGGAGCTCATCAAGGTCCTGACGAGAACGGCCAACCAGGCGCGGCAGGCCGAGATCACCACTGAAATAGCCGAGATCGTGGGCGGCGCGCAAGCGATGTCCGCGAGTTGA